From a single Streptomyces liliifuscus genomic region:
- a CDS encoding helix-turn-helix transcriptional regulator, with product MEIPGYLTTDQAAERLGVNRQSVYNLANRAPDFPKPVKVGRASLWPEAAVDEWRAKHPARQRKAK from the coding sequence ATGGAGATCCCCGGCTACCTCACGACGGACCAGGCAGCAGAACGCCTCGGCGTCAACCGGCAGAGCGTCTACAACCTGGCCAATCGGGCTCCCGACTTCCCAAAGCCGGTCAAGGTCGGCCGCGCCTCGCTGTGGCCCGAGGCTGCGGTCGACGAGTGGCGCGCCAAGCACCCGGCTCGGCAACGAAAGGCGAAGTAG
- a CDS encoding HNH endonuclease has protein sequence MDDHLAWQVRVYGRGAGGGVRRRAPQVATRERIRAAQLGRCLYCELPIGTRVKRSGKAEALTAQWDHFVPYSYLAQNPEANWVLACQICNRIKNDRIFRTVEEAREVILKARISKGYEPIAETVAKLKPRKARRPKAVAKSSRKPKVRPAVRRVPAPRTPVARMVPKGAVSHGCGAWWTGYRRAHCPGCCQTFATERVAQLHRVGDGGERHCLPPEVAGLVPVAHPWGTCWEKPKRSVPA, from the coding sequence GTGGACGACCACCTCGCATGGCAGGTGCGGGTCTACGGGCGTGGGGCGGGAGGCGGCGTGCGGCGCCGGGCTCCGCAGGTCGCGACTCGCGAGCGGATCCGCGCTGCCCAGCTCGGGCGCTGCCTCTACTGCGAACTCCCCATCGGTACTCGCGTGAAGCGCAGCGGCAAGGCAGAGGCGCTCACTGCCCAGTGGGACCACTTCGTGCCGTACTCGTATCTGGCGCAGAACCCCGAAGCGAACTGGGTCCTCGCCTGTCAGATCTGCAACCGAATCAAGAACGACCGGATCTTCAGGACCGTCGAAGAGGCCCGCGAGGTCATCCTCAAGGCGCGGATCAGCAAGGGCTACGAGCCCATCGCCGAGACCGTGGCCAAGCTGAAGCCCCGCAAAGCGAGGCGGCCTAAAGCCGTCGCTAAGTCCAGCCGCAAGCCGAAGGTGAGGCCCGCCGTTCGCCGCGTTCCGGCGCCCCGCACGCCCGTGGCCCGGATGGTGCCGAAGGGGGCGGTGTCCCACGGATGCGGGGCTTGGTGGACCGGCTATCGACGCGCCCACTGCCCGGGGTGCTGCCAGACGTTCGCCACGGAGCGGGTCGCTCAACTTCACCGCGTCGGCGACGGCGGCGAGCGGCACTGCCTGCCGCCAGAAGTGGCCGGACTCGTACCCGTCGCACACCCCTGGGGGACGTGCTGGGAGAAGCCGAAGCGCTCAGTGCCCGCCTAA
- a CDS encoding helix-turn-helix domain-containing protein, which yields MTMLDARTRRYTTLTDRQREVLALAANGKTNAVISRRTGLSPVTVARHLSIVYRALGARDRANAVALALLLGELTREDIDQPARRPTRTSAA from the coding sequence ATGACCATGCTGGACGCCCGCACCAGGCGCTACACCACGCTCACCGACCGGCAGCGCGAAGTCCTCGCGCTCGCCGCCAACGGCAAAACCAATGCCGTCATCAGCCGCCGCACGGGCCTGTCTCCCGTCACGGTCGCCCGACATTTGTCGATCGTCTACAGGGCTCTCGGCGCCCGCGACCGTGCCAACGCCGTCGCTCTGGCGCTGCTTCTGGGCGAGCTGACCCGTGAGGACATTGACCAGCCCGCACGCCGGCCAACTCGCACGTCCGCCGCCTGA
- a CDS encoding response regulator transcription factor — MTALTARQREVLRLTAAGLSSTQIGRRLGINGRTVAHHLSSTYRVLGAHDRAHAVALAIHFGYITLAELAHIASKETAA, encoded by the coding sequence GTGACCGCCCTCACCGCCCGGCAGCGCGAAGTGCTGCGCCTCACCGCGGCCGGCCTGTCCAGCACCCAGATCGGCCGGCGTCTCGGCATCAACGGTCGCACCGTCGCCCACCACTTGAGCAGCACCTACCGGGTGTTGGGCGCCCACGACCGGGCCCACGCCGTCGCACTCGCCATCCACTTCGGCTACATCACGCTCGCCGAACTCGCCCACATCGCCAGCAAGGAGACCGCAGCATGA
- a CDS encoding helix-turn-helix domain-containing protein, whose translation MSIYQLDVPELRRRLDAQRLERGLTWQQLAALVGVSPSTFSRLADDKRPDADALVTLLVWLDLDTDIALMIKPKETP comes from the coding sequence ATGAGCATCTACCAGCTCGACGTCCCTGAGCTTCGCCGCCGCCTGGACGCCCAACGGCTGGAGCGGGGCCTGACGTGGCAGCAGCTAGCCGCCCTGGTCGGCGTATCCCCGTCGACGTTCTCCCGCCTCGCCGACGACAAACGGCCCGACGCCGACGCACTGGTCACGCTGCTGGTCTGGCTCGACCTGGACACCGACATCGCACTCATGATCAAACCGAAGGAGACGCCGTGA
- a CDS encoding NUDIX domain-containing protein: MGGAGAAAVTSPVVAGAVIVRAGRALLIRRASPAGALLWSFPSGKVEPGETAAEAAAREAQEEAGVTVEPLVALGSRIHPATGWRVVYVACRLLSGDAHAASPREVAEVAWAPVGRLSGYVPGGVYGPVQEYLDGVLSH; encoded by the coding sequence GTGGGAGGCGCAGGGGCCGCGGCTGTGACATCCCCCGTCGTCGCTGGCGCGGTGATTGTGCGGGCTGGCCGTGCCCTGCTGATCCGCCGCGCCTCCCCCGCCGGCGCCCTGCTGTGGTCGTTCCCGTCGGGCAAGGTCGAGCCTGGCGAGACGGCAGCCGAGGCCGCTGCCCGGGAGGCCCAGGAAGAGGCTGGCGTCACGGTCGAGCCGCTGGTTGCGCTGGGCAGCCGGATCCATCCGGCGACGGGCTGGCGAGTGGTCTACGTCGCCTGCCGGCTGCTGTCGGGCGACGCGCATGCGGCCAGCCCGCGGGAGGTGGCGGAGGTCGCATGGGCGCCGGTCGGCCGGCTGTCCGGGTACGTGCCGGGCGGGGTGTATGGCCCGGTCCAGGAGTACCTCGACGGGGTCCTGTCGCACTGA
- a CDS encoding DUF4429 domain-containing protein — protein MATATVFPDRVVFKRSRLARLGGNRSGEVLLAAVVAVNVVEPTGWVNGYVHLQTAADAGPLRVVSKAQQQAVAGNPRTIMFSYGQRETFKEFTAAVQAAWEAQGPRL, from the coding sequence ATGGCGACCGCGACCGTCTTTCCGGATCGTGTCGTGTTCAAGCGTTCCCGGCTGGCCCGTCTGGGCGGTAACCGGAGCGGCGAGGTGCTGTTGGCAGCGGTGGTGGCGGTCAATGTCGTGGAACCGACCGGCTGGGTGAACGGCTACGTGCATCTGCAGACTGCGGCTGATGCGGGCCCGTTGCGGGTGGTGTCGAAGGCTCAGCAGCAGGCGGTGGCTGGCAACCCGCGGACGATCATGTTCTCGTATGGGCAGCGGGAGACGTTCAAGGAGTTCACTGCTGCGGTGCAGGCGGCGTGGGAGGCGCAGGGGCCGCGGCTGTGA
- a CDS encoding DUF6907 domain-containing protein, which produces MTVATPAPNVPSQSTVPQATRPRTWSFINRRTGEPMAVTCMQGCTIDHRHEMGRDVFPEDIWCWTLAEDMTLPVNADGKPEEFRILSTVIKVEPWSPKIADRLPFAVIELVDDHFVDGLDPDGLETVIRTLAERLDQMRETHARLIKVRAEYRQRSIAS; this is translated from the coding sequence ATGACTGTAGCAACGCCTGCGCCCAACGTCCCCAGTCAGAGCACTGTGCCGCAGGCCACGCGGCCTCGCACGTGGTCGTTCATCAACCGCCGGACGGGCGAGCCGATGGCCGTCACCTGCATGCAGGGCTGCACCATCGACCACCGCCACGAGATGGGCCGGGACGTGTTTCCCGAGGACATCTGGTGCTGGACGCTGGCGGAGGACATGACGCTGCCGGTGAACGCAGACGGCAAGCCGGAGGAGTTCCGCATCTTGTCCACCGTCATCAAGGTGGAGCCGTGGTCCCCGAAGATCGCGGATCGGCTGCCGTTCGCCGTGATCGAGCTGGTCGACGACCACTTCGTCGACGGTCTCGACCCTGACGGGCTGGAGACGGTCATCCGCACGCTCGCCGAGCGACTGGATCAGATGCGTGAGACGCATGCCCGCCTGATTAAGGTCCGCGCGGAGTACCGCCAGCGGTCGATCGCCAGCTAA
- a CDS encoding GIY-YIG nuclease family protein produces the protein MPQTPPRTPAPALRIPYIKFHEPDKVRTLLYRFFDDEGRLLYVGITNNPQNRWADHAHKARINENVWWHLVRVVHTEWCDTRGEAEAAEITAIRHERPLHNGSHNVRLGAGLRFRSMYLHPMAREIFGDKPFTLHELADRAEIPVGTARLYARRLVAKGAFQKIGSVKAGPRNRPRLRFVALDVPPDVASPVQSPLLDME, from the coding sequence ATGCCCCAAACCCCACCGCGGACGCCAGCCCCGGCGTTGCGAATCCCGTACATCAAGTTCCACGAGCCCGACAAGGTCCGGACTCTGTTGTACCGATTCTTCGACGACGAGGGCAGGCTGCTGTACGTCGGCATCACCAACAATCCGCAGAATCGCTGGGCCGACCACGCGCACAAGGCGCGGATCAACGAGAACGTGTGGTGGCACCTGGTGCGCGTCGTCCACACCGAATGGTGCGACACACGCGGCGAGGCCGAGGCGGCGGAGATTACCGCCATCCGTCACGAGCGCCCGCTACACAACGGATCCCACAACGTGCGACTCGGGGCAGGGCTCCGTTTTCGGTCGATGTACCTGCATCCCATGGCCAGAGAGATCTTCGGCGACAAGCCGTTCACCTTGCACGAGCTGGCCGACCGCGCAGAGATCCCCGTTGGGACCGCCAGGCTCTACGCCCGCCGGCTTGTCGCCAAGGGTGCGTTCCAGAAGATCGGAAGCGTGAAGGCTGGGCCCCGGAATAGGCCCAGGCTCCGGTTCGTCGCCCTCGACGTTCCCCCCGATGTCGCCTCGCCCGTGCAAAGTCCCCTGCTGGACATGGAGTAG
- a CDS encoding GntR family transcriptional regulator, which yields MPEPHEDNRPLGERIAAEIRKLIMAGDWEPGARVPTNEKLRTQFGTSNVTIQRALQVLKDEKLLEGKTGVGVFVRGEGAQAIRPAHSLRPSEPGQPYRWLLEATRNQQRGKYKMLEVGEVKPPKQVRLALGLDEDGTAMLRSRIGYLDGKPAELVHSYYPIELARGTRLEDRRLIPGGSPVLLEEMGYPTRSQDDVLGARPATTEEYVHLEIPRDVPVIEIFRVVYSDEQRPIEVSLLTKPAHRYKMAYSVDCP from the coding sequence ATGCCAGAGCCGCACGAGGACAACCGCCCCCTCGGGGAGCGCATCGCTGCCGAGATCAGAAAGCTGATCATGGCTGGCGACTGGGAGCCCGGAGCCCGAGTGCCTACGAACGAAAAGTTGAGGACGCAGTTCGGCACGTCGAACGTGACCATCCAGCGCGCCCTCCAGGTCCTCAAGGACGAGAAGCTCCTCGAGGGCAAGACCGGGGTCGGCGTATTCGTGCGCGGCGAGGGCGCTCAAGCCATCCGCCCGGCGCACAGCCTTCGGCCGTCGGAGCCGGGACAGCCATACCGCTGGCTACTTGAGGCCACACGGAACCAGCAGCGGGGCAAATACAAGATGCTCGAGGTTGGCGAGGTGAAGCCGCCCAAGCAGGTGCGCCTCGCTCTCGGCCTGGACGAGGACGGCACGGCAATGCTGCGATCCCGCATCGGCTACCTCGACGGCAAGCCGGCCGAACTCGTGCACTCGTACTATCCGATTGAGCTGGCGCGCGGCACGCGCCTCGAGGATCGCAGGCTCATCCCGGGCGGATCGCCGGTCCTGCTCGAGGAGATGGGGTACCCGACTCGCTCGCAAGACGACGTACTTGGTGCACGTCCCGCCACTACGGAGGAGTACGTACACCTCGAGATCCCGCGCGACGTTCCGGTGATCGAGATCTTCCGCGTGGTCTACAGCGACGAGCAGCGGCCGATCGAAGTCTCGCTGCTCACGAAACCGGCGCACCGCTACAAGATGGCGTACAGCGTCGACTGCCCCTGA
- a CDS encoding UTRA domain-containing protein, translating to MAENQRRNDSLAYVTPREQGQPDAWSAEAQHRGGQRLAEVAEVTPPIQVAAALSLAVDDKVAVRRRVILLDGDAIELADSYYPLEIARGTALLETKKIKGGVPTLLAELGYRATHLSEDLEFREADDLERAALALPEGSSVLTLLRTTSTEDGTPFEVQLMVMKAPRRLHYEIEVD from the coding sequence ATGGCCGAGAACCAGCGGCGGAATGACTCGCTCGCCTACGTCACGCCTCGCGAGCAGGGACAACCGGACGCTTGGAGCGCGGAAGCGCAGCACCGGGGAGGCCAACGGCTCGCCGAGGTTGCCGAGGTGACGCCACCGATTCAGGTCGCCGCCGCCCTCTCTCTGGCGGTCGACGACAAGGTAGCCGTCCGCCGTCGGGTCATCCTGCTCGACGGAGACGCGATCGAACTCGCCGACTCCTACTACCCGCTCGAGATCGCACGCGGCACGGCGCTCCTCGAGACGAAGAAGATCAAAGGCGGCGTACCCACTCTGCTGGCCGAACTCGGCTACCGCGCCACGCACCTCTCCGAGGATCTTGAGTTCCGTGAGGCCGACGACCTCGAGCGTGCCGCGCTCGCTCTCCCCGAGGGCTCAAGTGTTCTGACCCTGCTACGCACCACGTCCACCGAAGACGGGACCCCATTCGAAGTGCAACTGATGGTCATGAAGGCGCCTCGACGCCTCCACTACGAGATCGAGGTCGACTGA
- a CDS encoding helix-turn-helix domain-containing protein, whose amino-acid sequence MLRVRDVAVHFRVHPATVYRWIHQGFLPAFRNGQPFKPGDGATGALRIPESVLNSTETPEPTSEVA is encoded by the coding sequence ATGCTGCGAGTTCGTGACGTCGCCGTGCACTTCCGAGTGCATCCCGCGACTGTCTATCGATGGATCCACCAGGGCTTTCTTCCTGCCTTCAGGAACGGACAGCCCTTCAAGCCCGGAGACGGCGCGACCGGCGCCCTCCGCATCCCTGAGTCCGTCCTGAATTCGACGGAGACCCCTGAGCCCACCTCGGAGGTGGCGTAG